A single region of the Oncorhynchus kisutch isolate 150728-3 linkage group LG30, Okis_V2, whole genome shotgun sequence genome encodes:
- the LOC109878481 gene encoding uncharacterized protein LOC109878481: MKVMALEELEIRDLDQVTRVYAALLSAHIRLLKVVMPRVMWKEVPVIVVFEQNTYVNALVDVKHLIENTLVRSGFKVLFYSKWSHINNKYMLGKHVGAKTKLAMVLSTVFAINRETLYYCDTVMSLGWAVLSEATKNTRTIESSMGTSKGAGSSNKMGSNMDVFMYRRSRKGVNVATDIMAGVLETRDIIALPRDRLTDKAHAEQGKMLLGKLREEMAMVTIAESAKGSIVTTGGKKSVQGEYTRDDMLSAFLLLCHTRDEIYSGETSISLGGEVYYK; the protein is encoded by the coding sequence GTTATGGCCCTGGAGGAACTGGAGATACGCGATTTGGATCAGGTTACTCGTGTGTACGCCGCTCTTCTAAGTGCTCACATCAGACTACTGAAAGTTGTGATGCCCAGAGTAATGTGGAAGGAAGTACCTGTTATCGTGGTATTTGAACAAAACACCTACGTCAACGCACTGGTCGATGTCAAACATCTAATCGAGAACACCCTAGTACGCTCGGGGTTCAAGGTCCTGTTCTACAGCAAGTGGTCACATATCAACAACAAGTACATGCTAGGGAAGCATGTTGGTGCCAAGACCAAACTCGCCATGGTTCTCAGTACGGTGTTTGCGATCAATAGAGAAACCCTGTATTACTGTGACACAGTAATGTCCCTGGGATGGGCAGTGTTATCCGAGGCCACTAAAAACACTAGGACGATCGAGTCGTCCATGGGAACATCGAAGGGTGCTGGCTCCAGCAACAAGATGGGCTCCAACATGGACGTATTCATGTATAGGCGCTCGCGAAAGGGAGTTAATGTCGCCACAGATATAATGGCTGGTGTGTTGGAGACACGTGACATCATAGCCCTACCTAGGGATAGGCTCACTGACAAGGCGCACGCCGAGCAGGGGAAAATGCTACTGGGGAAATTGAGAGAAGAAATGGCAATGGTAACCATCGCAGAGTCAGCGAAAGGTAGCATTGTGACAACCGGTGGCAAGAAGTCTGTACAGGGAGAGTACACCAGAGATGATATGCTTTCAGCGTTCTTACTTCTATGCCACACCAGAGACGAGATATACAGTGGTGAAACGTCTATCAGCCTAGGTGGTGAGGTTTATTACAAGTAG